TCAAGCTCGGTCGTTTTCATCTCAGCAAGAATTTGCCGGTCGCGGCAGGCATAGGTGGCGGCTCTTCCGATGCCGCCGCGGCGCTGCGGCTTCTCGCCAAGGCGAATGACATCGGCCTCGACGACCCGCGCCTTTTGGAGGCGGCGGCTGCAACGGGCGCCGATATTCCGGTCTGTCTTGCCGCGCGGGCGCGGATGATGATGGGCATTGGCGAAAGTCTCGGCCCGATTTTGCAGCTCCCGCGCCTGCCGGTTCTGATCGTCAATCCGGGCCACGCGTTGGCGACCAAATCGGTTTTTGCCCGGATGAACATCGCGCCGGGCGCGGAGACCGGCTATGGCGGGCATCCGCCGATCGCGAGCGGGATGGATTATGCCGGCCTCATCGCGGCTTTGAAGAAAGGCCGCAACGATATGGAGGATGCGGCCTGCGTTTTGGCCCCGGTCGTCGGCGACGTGCTCGCCATTCTCGCGGCGGCGCCGGGTTGCAAGCTGGCGCGCATGTCGGGATCGGGATCGACATGTTTTGCCTTGTTTCCCGATTGCCGCGCGGCCGCCCGCGCCAAGCGGACGATTCTCAAAGCCCATCCCGACTGGTGGGTGAAGGCGGCGATGTTGAATTGAGGCGGTGTTTTCCGGCCGGCTCTTTCCAAGCGTAAAGAGCGGGCAGCAGAGGCAAACCCGCTGTCCCTTTTTTCTGATCCCGCACTACATAGAATGAAGGCTCCCGTCGCGCGGGCCGATCGCTTTCCCGACCAACCTATGGCGGTGCTATGCTCATCTTCCGGCAGATGTTCGATACGCAATCTTCGACCTACACCTATCTTCTGGCGGATTCTGAATCACGCGTCTGCGTGCTCATCGATCCGGTGTTCGAGCAGGTCCACCGCGATGCTTCCTTCATCAGCGAGCTTGGCCTCGAACTGCTCTGGACCTTGGATACGCATGTCCATGCCGATCATGTCACCGGCGCTTGGCTCTTGAAGCAGCGCCTCGGAAGTCGCGTTGCGCTCGCAGCCGCCGGCGGCGCCGAGGGCGCGGATCGCTACCTTCAGCATGGCGACATCGTCGAATTCGGCGCCCGCCATCTCAAGGTCCGCGCGACGCCTGGCCATACCAATGGCTGTCTCACCTATGTCCTCGATGACGACACCCGCGCCTTCACCGGCGACGCGCTGCTGATCCGCGGCTGCGGGCGGACCGATTTTCAGCAAGGCGATGCACGGCAGCTCTATCATTCGATCAAGGAGCAGATTTTCAGCCTGCCGGATAATTGCCAGCTCTGGCCCGCGCATGATTATCGCGGCGCGACGATGACGACGGTCTGTGAAGAAAGACGCTATAATCCGCGCATCGGCGGCGAACTCAGCGAATCCGATTTCACCGGCTATCTCGCCAATCTCGGCTTGCCGCATCCCAAGCAGATCGATATTGCCGTGCCCGCCAATCTGCGCTGCGGCAAGCCCGAAAGCGGTGTCGCGCCGGCCGAACCCGATTGGGCGCCCTTGAGCCTGACCTTCGGCGGCATATGGGAGGTTGCGCCGCAATGGCTCGAAGAACATGCCGACGAGGTTCAGATCGTCGATGTGCGCGAGCCCGACGAAGTGGTCGGCCCGCTCGGCCATATCGCTGCGGCGATCCGCGTTCCGTTGGCGCATCTCGCCGAAAAAGCCGAGGAATTTTCGAAGGAGAAGCCCGTCGTCACGGTCTGCCGCGCCGGCGGACGCTCGGCGCAAGCGACCGTGATCCTGCAACGCAAGGGGTTTGAGAAGGTCGCCAATCTCGCCGGCGGCATGCTGCGCTGGAACGCCGGCCAGCATCCGACACAGGGGAGCTTCGATTATGATGCGGGGCTGTGAGGGGGGCAGGTCATACCGTATCTTCGAGCCTCTATGCGCGGGCAAGGGCTTTCCGCAGGCCCTCTGGGTCAGCCTTGATGGCGCGTAACAGAGTGCGCGCCGGACCGCTCGGCTTTTTGGCGCCGCGCTCCCATTCCTGCACGGTTCGGATGCTGAAGTCATAGACAGCGGCGAACTCGGCTTGCGTCATGCCGGCGGCGTGGCGGATGGCGCGCACATCGATTTCAGGGGCCATGTCGGGCGCGGCGTCAGGATTGGACGCGATCTGCCGGGCGATGTCCGCGTCCGTCATCGCGTCCACTTTGCTCCAGTCCGTTGCGGCGAGCGCCTTGCGCGCCGCCTCACTCAAGCTTTTCGCCATAGCGATTCACTTCTCGTTGGTTCGCTTTGCGGAGCGAGATCACGCGTCGTTCCGCTTCCCGGTCGGTATAGACGCATACAAAAAGACGATCATGAATGAGCCCGAAAGCCACTTGGCGCGCCTCGCCATAGTCAAAACGATCGTCGATTATTGAGGCATGCGGCCCAGCGAACAGAACCTCGGCCAACGCAAGAGAAACACCGTGTTTCGCTTGGTTGACCGCATCTTTGGCGGGATCGAACACATATCTCACAGACCGCATATATACGCCTGTGGCGTATATATGGCAACGGTGTCCTACCAGGGCGATCGGGTGAAACAATCCGCCCCCCTCATCCTGAGGAGCGCCTGAAAGGCGCGTCTCGAAGGACGAGGGCAGGAGGAGCTATTCGCTCCGAGACGCCTTGCCGAACGCTTCCGCTGGCCCCTTCATCCTTCGAGACGGGTCCTTTGGACCCTCCTCAGGATGCGGGGCTCTTCACCCGATTGCCCTGGGGGGTCCTACGCTGTCAGTGTAGCGCTTAGCGGGGAGAGTGATGCTCTTCTTTTAGTCGAGCATCGGATGATCCCAAAACCGGTTCCCACTTTTGGGTCCGATGCTCTTTTCTCGCTCACCGCATCATCTTGTCCGAAAAGTCTCCAACTTTTCGGGATGATGCTCAGTGCACCCGGTCGATGCAGAAATCGACGACATCGATCAGCGCGGCTTTCCATTCCGATGCGGGAAAGAGCTCCAGCGCGTCGCGCGCCATGGCGCCATAATGGCGGGCGCGTTCGACCGTGTCTTCGAGCGCGCGATGCGCATGCATAGTCGCGATCGCCGCTTCGAGATCGCCGTCCGCCATCTCGCCGCGCTCCAGCGTGCGGCGCCAGAATTCGCGTTCCTTCTCCGAGCCGCGCCGGAACGACAAGACGACCGGCAAAGTGATCTTGCCTTCGCGGAAATCGTCGCCGATGTTTTTGCCGAGCTTGGCCGAGGTGCCGCCGTAATCGAGCGCATCGTCGATGAGCTGAAAGGCGATGCCGAGATTGACGCCATAGCCGCGGCAGGCGGCGATCTCCGCCTTCGGTCTCTGTCCGAGGATCGGACCGACCTCGCAGGCGGCGCCGAACAGCGCCGCCGTCTTGGCGCGGATCACGGCGAGATAATCATCCTCGCTCGTCTGCATGTCATTGGCGGCGGAGAGCTGCAGCACTTCGCCTTCGGCGATGACCACGGCGGCGGAGGAGAGCACGTCGAGACAGGAGAGCGAGCCGACCTCGACCATCATCTTGAAGGCCTGGCCGAGGAGGAAATCGCCGACGAGGACGCTCGCCTCGTTGCCCCACAGCATGCGGGCCGCGAGCTTGCCGCGCCGCATGTCGCTTTCATCGACGACGTCATCGTGCAAAAGCGTCGCCGTATGCATGAATTCGACGGCGGCGGCGAGCTTGATATGGCCGCCGCCGCGATAGGCGCAAAGGCCCGCCGTCGCCAAGGTGAGCATGGGCCGCAGCCGCTTGCCGCCCGACGAGATCAGATGGTTGGCAATGTCCGGGATCATCGTCACATGCGAGGCCGCGCGCGACAAAATCGTCTGATTGACCCGGTCCATATCCTCAGTGACGAGCGCCGAGAGCGCTTCGATGCGATTTTCCGGCGTAATTTCTTCGAGGGGGATGACGACGCCCAAGCTCTTGCTCTCCGGTTGACGCATTGATCCTTCGCGCGAAAACATTCACCGCAAACATATGCCGCCAGAGACGGCTGTCGAGACTGTTGACAGGGAGGTGACCAGGCAGGTGAAAGGGCTCGCATGAGCGTGCTGATCATGCGAGCCCTTATGGCGGCAAATTAGGCCGGCCGCGCGCCGGCCGCAACTCGGGCTCTTAGAGCCTTGGCGCGAAAGGACATTTTGCCTCACGCTGAGGGGCGCAGGTGGCGCGAAAGGATTCGGCGCGGCTTCATTCCAGAGGATGCGGTTCGCGCGCGGAGCGGATAGGATTGCCGGCATGATCGAACTTTTGCGGACCAATGACCTTGTTTTGATCTCCGCGGTCGAAGCAATTCTGGCCGGACATGGGATCGAGGTTCTGGTCGCGGACCAGTTCACCAGTTCCATCGAGGGATCGCTCGGCTTTTTGCCGCGGCGCCTGCTCGTCGATGGCGATGATCTCGCGGCAGCGCGCAGCGCTCTGGAGGATGCGGGCCTCGCCGGGGAATTGACCAATGGCTGAAGCCGCGGTCCCGAGCGAAGCCGTCACCCAAGATGGCTTTCTCGGCGGCCGCCTGACCTTGTTGCAGCCGCGCAAGGGCCATCGCGCCGGCAGCGACGCTTTGCTTCTCGCCGCGGCCGCGCCTGCGGAAATCTCAGGATTGGCCGTCGATGTGGGCGCGGGCGTCGGCACGGCCGGCTTGGCGCTTGCCGCGCTTCGGCCGGATCTGGCTTTTGGCCTCGTCGAAAAAGATCCCGAATTGACGGCGCTGGCGCGGCGAAATCTCGCCGCCAACGGTCTCGCCGCGCGCGGCTCCGTCTATGAGGCGGATGTGCTCGATTCGCAAAGCCGCAGCCTTAGCGGACTTGCCGAGGCTTCGGCAGCTCTTGTCATCAGCAATCCGCCCTTTCTCGATCCGCGCCGTGTCCGGCTGTCGCCGGTGGCCGGCAAGCGGAGCGCGCATGCCATGCCCGCCGGTGCGACGCTGGAGGCCTGGATCGTCTCCTGCCTCGCTTTGCTCGCAGAAGGCGGGCTGTTCATCATGATCCACCGGCCCGATGCGCTGCCGCAAATGCTCGCGGCGCTCGAGCGTCGCGGCGGCGATATCATGTTGTTGCCAATCTATCCGCAGGCCGCGAAGCCCGCGATCCGGATTCTGCTGCGGGCCAAAAAGGCGAGCCGTGGCCCGCTCTCGATTGCGCCGCCTTTGATCCTGCATGAAGGCGACAAGTTTACATCTGACGCCGAGGCGCTCCATCGCGGCGAGGCTTTGATCGCCTGGTGAGCGAAGGCCGGCGTTGGCGTCGGCCTTCGCGCGCGCATTTTACCAATAATACCGGTGGTGATGGCGCCAATAAGGATGCCGCCAATGACCACCATGGTGCCAACCATACCCATGATGGTGCCAACCATAGCCATGGTGCCGGTAGTATCTGTGATGGTAATAAGCTTTTTCGATGGGGGGCGTAGCGCTCGAGGGCGCAGCCGTGGCCGCGACCGCAGCCTGAGTTGGGCCTGCCGCCGGTGCAGCTTGCACACTATTGCCGGCACCGAAAAGCAGGGCGGAGACAGCGCAAAACGTAAAAGCTAATTTGCGAAGGAACAGCATCGACTGATTCTCCTTCTGAAAAATATCAGGCGTTTGAATTGGCCTGGGTTGTCCGTTCAAACCAGTTTTTCATAATACGGCACATTCAAGCCGTCTTTGATCTGGCTCAGGACGCTGGCGCAGCTTGCCGATAGGGTGACAACATAGAAATGAGAGATGATTGAATGTGGTGGGTTTCGACTCGCGCGAGTTTGATTCACGGTGCGGTCAGGCATGCGCCGCCATCCGTGAAGACGCTGGCAATTGCTCCAAAGGTCCGGCGAGACGCCCTTTAAGCGACGTTGCCAAGGATCATCATCATGCCCACGGATCTTCCCATCGTACGGCGGCCGAATGTGGCGACACGGGCTGCGCGGCAGAGTTTGGTCGCGGCTATCGTGATCGCGGCGCTGCCGATTCTGTTGATTTTGCTTGACGCGGCGATCATCGGGAACGGGCGTATTTCGCCATCTTCGCTGTTGCGGGCTTGGGTCGCCGATGGGTCGAGCTGCGGCTCGGTCGATGGGCGAAATTGCGAGGCGACTGATCCGCGGCCGTGATGGACCTTTCCGGGGCGTTTGCTTTGCCGCCTTCTGCCACCTTTTTCGTGCTTTCTCTTGGCGGCGATCTCGGTTAGGCAAGCCGCATGACCATCGCTGCCGCCGCCGTGCAAAACTCATCCGCCGCCGCTTTCGATCCGCGCCGCTCCTTCCAGGGCCTCATCCTTGCCTTGCAGAGATTTTGGGCCGAGGCGGGCTGCGTGATCTTGCAGCCTTATGACATGGAAGTCGGGGCTGCCACGTTTCATCCGGCGACCATTCTGCGGGCGTTGGGTCCGCGGCCCTGGCGGGCGGCCTATGTGCAGCCTTCGCGCCGGCCCAAGGATGGCCGCTACGGCGAAAACCCCAATCGCCTCCAGCATTATTATCAGTTCCAAGCGATCTTGAAGCCGTCGCCAGAGAATATGCAGGACCTCTATCTCGGTTCGCTGGCCGCGATCGGCATTGACACGCGGCTGCACGACATTCGTTTCGTCGAAGATGATTGGGAGAGCCCGACGCTGGGTGCTTGGGGGCTCGGCTGGGAGTGCTGGTGCGACGGCATGGAAGTCTCGCAATTCACCTATTTCCAGCAGGTCGCAGGCATTGAATGCGCGCCTGTCGCGGGCGAATTGACCTATGGGCTCGAACGGCTCGCCATGTATGTGCAGGGCGTCGAGAATGTCTACGATCTCAATTTCAATGGTCGCGAGGGCACTGAAAAAATCACCTATGGCGACGTCTTCAAACAGGCGGAGCAAGAATATTCGCAGCACAATTTCGAGGCTGCCAATGTCGAAACTCTGTTCCAGCATTTCAAAGATGCCGAAGCGGAGTGCAAGGCGCTGCTCGCAAGGGGTGCGCGCGGCGAGCACCAGCTCATGGTTCTGCCGGCCTATGACCAATGCATCAAGGCCTCGCATATTTTCAATCTGCTCGATGCTCGCGGCGTGATCTCGGTGACGGAGCGGCAGAGCTATATTCTGCGCGTCCGCGATCTCGCGAAAGCTTGCGGCAAGGCCTGGCTCAAGACCGAGGCGGGTGGCGCGGGCTGATGCCTTTGCCTTAAGAATCCTTTGCTTGCCCGCCTTGGATTTTTTCCAAGACATCAAAGCCGGCCATTCCGACGATCATCGCGATCACGAAGATGATCGAATTGCCTTGGCCGAAGCCAAGCGCCGTCAGCGCCGGGCCGGGACAGAAGCCGACAAGGCCCCAGCCGATCCCGAACAGGGCGGCGCCGATGAGAAGCGGTGCGTCGATCTTCATCTTTGGCGGCAGTTGAAACGTTTCGGCGAAGACCGGCGCCTTGCGGCGGCGCATCAGGAGGAAGCCGAGCGCGGCGACGGGAATGGCGCCGCCCATGACGAAGCCGAGGCTCGGGTCCCATCTCCCGGCAATATCGAGGAAGTTCAGAACCTTTTCCGGGTTCGTCATCTGTGCGACGATAAGACCGATGCCGAAGATGAGGCCGCAGAGAAACGCCGCGAGGAAGGCGGCGAAGGGCTGGCTTTTCATCGCTCACGCCCCCACGATATGGCGGAAGACGAAGACGGTCGCAGCGCCCGTCGCCATGAACACGATCGTTGCTGCGATCGAACGTTTCGATAGGCGTGCCAGACCGCAGACGCCATGTCCGCTGGTACAGCCATTGCCGAGCCTCGTTCCGAAACCGACCAGCAGGCCCGCGACGATCAGGAGCGATATATGCGGTGTCAGCGTGAGCGGCGGCAAAGCGGCGAATCGGCCGTAGATTAAAGGTGCGACGACGAGGCCCGCGACAAAAGCAAGGCGCCAGAGGCCGTCGCCGCATCTCACTCTGATAAGATTGCCGAGAATGCCGGTGATACCGGCGATGCGGCCTTCAAAGAACCAAAGCAGAAGGGTCGAAAGCCCGATCAGAGCGCCGCCAAGGACTGCGGAGAAAGGCGTGAAGGGGGTCAAAATCCGCTCCTGTGAAGACAATCCATAAATAATATAGAAAAATCGCCGAATGTCAGCGTATGGAAAATGCGCGCGCTGCACAGTTTACGATAGGCAGCGTTCCTTCCTGGCGTGGCAGCGTCTATAGAAGGCGCCTCCCTGCTGCCGCGGCGGCGGGCCTTGCAGCTTTCCCGATGAAAAGATCATGGCTGACTTCCTCCTCGAATTGTTTTCCGAAGAAATCCCGGCGCGCATGCAGACGCAGGCGGCGGACGATCTGAAGCGGCTCGTCACCGACGCACTCGTGGAGCAGGGCTTGTCCTTCGAAGGGGCCGTGAGCTTTGCGACGCCGCGCCGCTTGGCGTTGCATATCGCCGGCTTGCCGGAGCGTCAGCAGGACCGGCGTGAGGTGAAGAAGGGTCCGCGCGTCGGCGCGCCTGAGGCCGCCGTCCAGGGCTTTTTGAAAAGCGCCGGGCTGGCCTCGCTGGAAGAAGCGCGGATCGAGGTCGAACCCAAAAAGGGCGAATTCTACGTCGCCGTGATCGAGCATCCGGGACGTGGCACCGCGGAGCTTCTGGCCGAGATCCTGCCCGGCATCTTTAGGAGCTTTCCCTGGCCAAAGAGCATGCGCTGGGGCGCTGCCTCCGCCGCTCCGGAAGCTTTGCGCTGGGTGCGCCCGCTGCACAGCATCGTCGCGACCTTCGGGCCGGAGACGGAAGAGACCGAGATCGTCGCTTTCTCCCTCGATGGCATCACGGCCGGCAATCGCACGCGCGGCCACAGGTTCATGGCGCCGGAGTCATTCGGCGTGCGTCGCTTCGACGATTATGTGAGCGCGCTCGAAAAGGCCAAAGTGGTTCTCGACCCGGAGCGGCGGCGCGACATCATTCTCTTCGATGCGCAGAGCCTTGCCTATGCGCAAGGCTTGGAACTCGTCGTGGACATGGCACTCCTCGAAGAGGTCGCCGGCCTCGTCGAATGGCCGGTCGTGCTGATGGGGGAATTCGATTCCGCCTTTCTCGCCATCCCGCCGGAGGTGATCCGGGCAACGATCCGCGCCAATCAGAAATGTTTCGTGCTGCGCGATCCGGCGACCGGCGGCCTCGCCAATAAATTCATCCTGACTGCCAATATTGTCGCGCCAGACGGCGGCCAGGCGATTGCCGCCGGCAATGGCCGCGTCGTCCGTGCCCGGCTGTCCGATGCTAAATTTTTCTACGATACCGATCTGCAAATGAAGCTGGAGGATCGGCTGCCGAAGCTCGACGACATCATCTTCCACGAAAAGCTCGGTTCGCAAGGCGAAAGGGTCAAGCGGCTGATGCTGCTGGCCGGCACGTTGGCGCCGCTGATCGGCGCCGACGCTATTGCCGCGACGCGTGCGGCCAAGCTCGCCAAGGCCGATCTCACGTCCGAAATGGTCGGTGAATTTCCCGAGCTGCAAGGGCTCATGGGCAAATATTATGCGCTGGCGCAGGGCGAGCCCGAGGAGATCGCAGGCGCGATCGAAGACCATTACAAGCCGCAGGGGCCGAGCGACCGCATCCCGACCGACACTGTTGCGATTGCCGTCGCGCTCGCCGATAAATTCGATACGCTCATCGGCTTTTTTGCAATCGATGAACGGCCGACGGGCAGCAAGGATCCCTTCGCGCTGCGTCGCGCCACGCTTGGCATCATCCGCCTCATTCTCGAAAACGAGCTACGCCTGCCCATTTTGAAGATTGCGGCGCAGGTCTTGTCGATCTTTGCCCGGATGAGCGAAGCGATTCCAGCAAGTCGGCTGCGCGCGCTTCTCGATGATGAGGATTCCGAAGATGCGGATCTCGCGGCTCTGATCGCCGGTGGTCCTTGGGCCTGGGAATTTGCCCGCGCGCCGGAGGCCGCGGCGCTCGCCGCCGGACGTCGCTATCTCGGCGTGCGTTTTTCGGGCGAAGACGAGCCGCTGGAAAGCGATCTTAATGCTTTCGATGAACTCTTTGCCGTGCTCGTCCCCTATCAAGAGCTCCGCGACCTACAGCTCGTCCAAGATGGAGAGAAAAGCGAAGAAATTTCAAATAGTTCTAGCGATGTACTTCACCTTGCGTGTGAGCACTTCGGCGCCGCGCGAACGGATTTTTGCGAACAGATTCTGAATTTTTTCGGCGACCGGTTGAAGGTCCATTTGCGCGATCAGGGTGCGCGGCACGATCTGATCGATGCGGTTTTTGGTCTTGGCGAACAGGATGATTTGCTGCTGATTGTTCGCCGCGTCGCGGCGCTCGGCGGTTTCCTCGATACGGAGGATGGGCGCAATCTGCTTGCCGGCTATCGCCGCGCCGCGAATATCTTGAAGGCCGAGGAAAAGAAGGTGGGCGCCGACGAGGCCAAGACCTATCTCGAGGCTTTCTCGCCCGACTATTTCGTGGCCGAAGAGGAAAGAGATTTGGCTGCGGCGTTGCTGGGCGCGGCGACGGCCGCGATTCACGCCGTCGCCGAAGAGAATTTCGCGGCCGCCATGCAGGCGTTGTCGCATTTGCGCGCGCCGGTCGATGCCTTTTTCGAGAAGGTGACGGTCAATAGCGAGGACAAGGCCCTGCGGCTCAACCGGCTGCGCCTGCTCAACGGCTTGCGTGCCGCGGTCCATAAGGTTGCGGATTTTTCGAAGATCGCCGGCTAACTCATCATGATCTCGAAAAGTCGCAGACTTTTCGGATAAGGCCATGCCTTAAAACAAACAACGAAGCACGACGGCACTTCTCTCCCATGCCGTCGTGTTTTCTATATGCCGGCTTTATTTTTCAGCCTTTCGCGACGTCTCGAACCTTTATGGGCTTTTCGCCAGATTTCTCCTGCAGCCGAGGTTTCGGCGTTGGAGATGAATATGCGATCGAGAGTTGCCGTGCGGCGCCGGCCGGCCAAGCGTCCAGACTTGGTCCTAGCCGTGCTGGTCGTCTTCGTCATTTTGCTGATCGGGCTGCTGCGCGCGATCGATGTTCTGACGGCGCATATGGGAGGCGTCATTGGTTGAGCCGGATCGATCGCGGCTTGCCGAGATTGCGCCGCTCATCCTTGTCGGCCGCGACCGCCGCGCCGGCTGGGTCGTCATGGAAATCCACGGCCGTTGCGGCGGTCTCTTCTGCGATGAGGCGGCGGCGCTCCGCTACGCGAAAGAAGTCAGCGGGGGCCATCCAGAGGCGATCGAATTTGCGCGCGGTCCGGTCGATTTGAAGATCTCCAGGGGGGCGGTGCGGTAAAGCTTATTGATTGAGAACCTTTCCTCCCGGCCGGCTGATTTCCAGCCCCGGCGGAAAGCGCTCTAAGCTCGACTTTTCCGATCGTTTCGTTACCAAAGCTTGGGACGAACGATTGGATGAGGACATGGCTGAAGACCAAGGGGGCGACACCGCGCACAATATGCCGGTGCGCAGCGGAGCTTTCGAGCTCACGCTGCGCGGCGCTCGCAAATATGACTGGCGCGATCCCTATCATATGGCGTTGGCGCTGGGCTGGCCGGCGTTCATCTGCCTCTTTTTGGGGCTCGATCTTGCGATCAACGTCGTTTTCGCCTCGGCCTATCTCGCGCAGCCAGGCTGCATCGCGCATGCGCGGCCGGGCAGTCTAAGCGATAGCTTCTTCTTCAGCCTGGAGACGCTGGCGACCGTCGGCTACGGGGTGATGGCGCCGGCGACGCTCTATGGCCATATCGTCGCCTCGACCGAGATCATCTGCGGCATGGCCTTCATGGCGATCATGACCGGCCTCGTCTTCGTCCGTTTTTCGCGGCCGCGGGGGCGGTTTCTCTACGCCACGCATCCGGTGATCGGCCGTTTCAATGGTCAGCCGACCTTGATGATCCGCATCGGCAATGGCCGCGCCCATCGCCTGACCGATGCGACCGCGCGGTTGAGCGTACTCGTCAATGAGTGGACCCAGGAGGGCCAATTCTTTCGCCGCATTATCGATCTTCCGCTTGTCCGGCCGAGCTTTCCGCTGTTCAGCCTGACGTGGACTTTGATGCATAAGATCGACGAAACGAGCCCACTTTACGGCTGCGACCCGGGCAAGTTGCAGGAAAAAATCGTCCGCATTTTTCTATCGGTCGAAGCGCGCGA
The window above is part of the Methylovirgula sp. HY1 genome. Proteins encoded here:
- a CDS encoding YeeE/YedE family protein, whose translation is MKSQPFAAFLAAFLCGLIFGIGLIVAQMTNPEKVLNFLDIAGRWDPSLGFVMGGAIPVAALGFLLMRRRKAPVFAETFQLPPKMKIDAPLLIGAALFGIGWGLVGFCPGPALTALGFGQGNSIIFVIAMIVGMAGFDVLEKIQGGQAKDS
- a CDS encoding YeeE/YedE family protein, with translation MTPFTPFSAVLGGALIGLSTLLLWFFEGRIAGITGILGNLIRVRCGDGLWRLAFVAGLVVAPLIYGRFAALPPLTLTPHISLLIVAGLLVGFGTRLGNGCTSGHGVCGLARLSKRSIAATIVFMATGAATVFVFRHIVGA
- a CDS encoding BrnT family toxin — translated: MFDPAKDAVNQAKHGVSLALAEVLFAGPHASIIDDRFDYGEARQVAFGLIHDRLFVCVYTDREAERRVISLRKANQREVNRYGEKLE
- a CDS encoding glycine--tRNA ligase subunit alpha, giving the protein MTIAAAAVQNSSAAAFDPRRSFQGLILALQRFWAEAGCVILQPYDMEVGAATFHPATILRALGPRPWRAAYVQPSRRPKDGRYGENPNRLQHYYQFQAILKPSPENMQDLYLGSLAAIGIDTRLHDIRFVEDDWESPTLGAWGLGWECWCDGMEVSQFTYFQQVAGIECAPVAGELTYGLERLAMYVQGVENVYDLNFNGREGTEKITYGDVFKQAEQEYSQHNFEAANVETLFQHFKDAEAECKALLARGARGEHQLMVLPAYDQCIKASHIFNLLDARGVISVTERQSYILRVRDLAKACGKAWLKTEAGGAG
- a CDS encoding tRNA1(Val) (adenine(37)-N6)-methyltransferase, whose product is MAEAAVPSEAVTQDGFLGGRLTLLQPRKGHRAGSDALLLAAAAPAEISGLAVDVGAGVGTAGLALAALRPDLAFGLVEKDPELTALARRNLAANGLAARGSVYEADVLDSQSRSLSGLAEASAALVISNPPFLDPRRVRLSPVAGKRSAHAMPAGATLEAWIVSCLALLAEGGLFIMIHRPDALPQMLAALERRGGDIMLLPIYPQAAKPAIRILLRAKKASRGPLSIAPPLILHEGDKFTSDAEALHRGEALIAW
- a CDS encoding polyprenyl synthetase family protein, whose product is MGVVIPLEEITPENRIEALSALVTEDMDRVNQTILSRAASHVTMIPDIANHLISSGGKRLRPMLTLATAGLCAYRGGGHIKLAAAVEFMHTATLLHDDVVDESDMRRGKLAARMLWGNEASVLVGDFLLGQAFKMMVEVGSLSCLDVLSSAAVVIAEGEVLQLSAANDMQTSEDDYLAVIRAKTAALFGAACEVGPILGQRPKAEIAACRGYGVNLGIAFQLIDDALDYGGTSAKLGKNIGDDFREGKITLPVVLSFRRGSEKEREFWRRTLERGEMADGDLEAAIATMHAHRALEDTVERARHYGAMARDALELFPASEWKAALIDVVDFCIDRVH
- a CDS encoding DNA-binding transcriptional regulator, with the protein product MAKSLSEAARKALAATDWSKVDAMTDADIARQIASNPDAAPDMAPEIDVRAIRHAAGMTQAEFAAVYDFSIRTVQEWERGAKKPSGPARTLLRAIKADPEGLRKALARA
- the glyS gene encoding glycine--tRNA ligase subunit beta, whose amino-acid sequence is MADFLLELFSEEIPARMQTQAADDLKRLVTDALVEQGLSFEGAVSFATPRRLALHIAGLPERQQDRREVKKGPRVGAPEAAVQGFLKSAGLASLEEARIEVEPKKGEFYVAVIEHPGRGTAELLAEILPGIFRSFPWPKSMRWGAASAAPEALRWVRPLHSIVATFGPETEETEIVAFSLDGITAGNRTRGHRFMAPESFGVRRFDDYVSALEKAKVVLDPERRRDIILFDAQSLAYAQGLELVVDMALLEEVAGLVEWPVVLMGEFDSAFLAIPPEVIRATIRANQKCFVLRDPATGGLANKFILTANIVAPDGGQAIAAGNGRVVRARLSDAKFFYDTDLQMKLEDRLPKLDDIIFHEKLGSQGERVKRLMLLAGTLAPLIGADAIAATRAAKLAKADLTSEMVGEFPELQGLMGKYYALAQGEPEEIAGAIEDHYKPQGPSDRIPTDTVAIAVALADKFDTLIGFFAIDERPTGSKDPFALRRATLGIIRLILENELRLPILKIAAQVLSIFARMSEAIPASRLRALLDDEDSEDADLAALIAGGPWAWEFARAPEAAALAAGRRYLGVRFSGEDEPLESDLNAFDELFAVLVPYQELRDLQLVQDGEKSEEISNSSSDVLHLACEHFGAARTDFCEQILNFFGDRLKVHLRDQGARHDLIDAVFGLGEQDDLLLIVRRVAALGGFLDTEDGRNLLAGYRRAANILKAEEKKVGADEAKTYLEAFSPDYFVAEEERDLAAALLGAATAAIHAVAEENFAAAMQALSHLRAPVDAFFEKVTVNSEDKALRLNRLRLLNGLRAAVHKVADFSKIAG
- a CDS encoding 4-(cytidine 5'-diphospho)-2-C-methyl-D-erythritol kinase, which codes for MSHFLSKPVRLTERAPAKINLTLHVLGRRPDGYHALESLVAFTRSGDTLSCVPGDALKLSVSGPTAPAAGDVAANLVVKAAQNLAARIEGLKLGRFHLSKNLPVAAGIGGGSSDAAAALRLLAKANDIGLDDPRLLEAAAATGADIPVCLAARARMMMGIGESLGPILQLPRLPVLIVNPGHALATKSVFARMNIAPGAETGYGGHPPIASGMDYAGLIAALKKGRNDMEDAACVLAPVVGDVLAILAAAPGCKLARMSGSGSTCFALFPDCRAAARAKRTILKAHPDWWVKAAMLN
- a CDS encoding DUF2007 domain-containing protein, whose product is MIELLRTNDLVLISAVEAILAGHGIEVLVADQFTSSIEGSLGFLPRRLLVDGDDLAAARSALEDAGLAGELTNG
- a CDS encoding rhodanese-like domain-containing protein — translated: MLIFRQMFDTQSSTYTYLLADSESRVCVLIDPVFEQVHRDASFISELGLELLWTLDTHVHADHVTGAWLLKQRLGSRVALAAAGGAEGADRYLQHGDIVEFGARHLKVRATPGHTNGCLTYVLDDDTRAFTGDALLIRGCGRTDFQQGDARQLYHSIKEQIFSLPDNCQLWPAHDYRGATMTTVCEERRYNPRIGGELSESDFTGYLANLGLPHPKQIDIAVPANLRCGKPESGVAPAEPDWAPLSLTFGGIWEVAPQWLEEHADEVQIVDVREPDEVVGPLGHIAAAIRVPLAHLAEKAEEFSKEKPVVTVCRAGGRSAQATVILQRKGFEKVANLAGGMLRWNAGQHPTQGSFDYDAGL